The following is a genomic window from Liolophura sinensis isolate JHLJ2023 chromosome 10, CUHK_Ljap_v2, whole genome shotgun sequence.
AGACGACGCTGCTACTGCTGGTCGCCGCGTGTGGGGAGGGAGAGGTAGACGGACTGCTACTGCGACTGCTGCTGCTGCGGCCGCGTTGCGCCGTGTTGGGTAAAGAACAGACGGATGTGAAAACGTTAGGGAGCGATGAACAGAGACGGAGGCGGGGTTGGAGTGAACTGGTGAATCCCGTAAAATTCAACCGGGGAGTGATGGCTTGGTCCGTGGGCGCGTCCTACTCGGCGGTAAACGCCTTGGTGGGTAGCGGGTTGGAGGTCAGGTCTTCGCCCGCGCCCTAGCTGTCAAGCCGACTCGCGATGTCACTCAGCGACGGCGGTGGTGATTGTGGTTGTGGAAGCTGAGAAGGCTTCTCGGACCAACAGGGGAGCTTCTTGTTCAATTGCCCTTGTAGATATTGAATGGACGACTGGTCTTGGAGGAGTTGCACGCAGAGTTCCGTGGCCAACCCACCCACTAAAACTCCAGTGTACAAGAGAATTCCGAGCACAGCTGCCACGGTGCCTTTATTCTTGGGCAAGCCTTGTACCCACTGATCCATCTCTTGAGGTAGGTCGATGGGGAGTGACAGTCACCCCCGTCATTCTCGGGGACAAATACATTTGACATCCGTGGccggcacccaagaattaaaCCTGGGTGGATAGCCGGCCCACAtcacccaatagtacagttttACTCGGTTACGTTCCCTTTTTCAGATCTCTTTCATTTGATAAAACTTGTTTTCCGCGCCCGTCACCGGTTGCAGTTCGGTCTCGTAGAACGTCCCGAACAACTGTTCCCCGTTTAagtcctccagtgtgtacacgaCAGGCTGACGAGGGTGGAGGGTGGGTGCAgacgatgcggaacatttccgtgctccacATCAGGATgtacaatttttcgaatttccctttcattttacttatacgcACGAGATCGCCGGCGTGCACGCACAAGGCTTGACGTACTTCTTTCTGGATCTGGGTGATGACTTCGATGGGGCCCGCCGTATACTCCGGTGATACGCTCGATTGTAGCCGGGGACCAGCGCCGGTAAGGTGTCCAGGTACTGTtgagtgttgtgagcggtgaagTATTTGCACATGCGTCCTTTCAAAGTACGGTTAAACCGTTCTACCACAGACGCTTTGGTCTctttaaacgtgtgaaagaaaaagaccctgttgtcctttaaaaatgcCTGGTCGAAGGTTAGTCGTACCTCGTACATTAAAGTGGTGCGCAAGCCAGAAAAAAAGACACTGTCATTCTAGTGCCGTGACCGACCGAGCCGTGTAGCCATCAATTAAAATTCGCTCAGTGTGAATGACCcatagctaaaaaaaaaattaccccCCTCCAGCTCTGACCCCCTCTGGGGAAGCCGGTTTCGGCTGCTCCAGACTGCATGTCACGGACTCCGCCTTCGCCTTGTCGTCATCATCACCGCCGGCGCCACCCCCACTGCGGCCGGCGCCGGCGGCTTCTTCCTCGGCTGCCACCAAGCAACATGTCGATGTCTGGGATGGCTTCTACCAGAATTCCTCAATGGGTGAGGTAGTTGAGGGTGACACCTTCTTTGGGCGGGTATGGCGGACGGTCGAGTCGGTATGTTCTCCGCTTCTTCACGTGGACGAACATGACGCGAAGATGTCTCTCACGTGGAGAGGCAACAGCCGTCGGATAACAGCTGACGCACCGTCAAGCCCGCCTCGGAGATATCCGCAGCCAGTTCCTTCAACCTAGTCCAACATTCCCCGTCGGGAACGACACGCTTGGGTGAGGATTCACGGTATATGGGACATTGTAGAATCTCAACCATCTTTTTACCACGCACTCCCACCCCCATCCAGGGGCAAGCTGAAGTCTGGTTATGGCCTCGCTGGGCAATGGCAGGCACACCTTCATCTTGACAGACTTTAGCAGCAGAGGGTTAGCAGAAGCGGATCGTTTCATACTGACAGCGTAGCGTCCTTCTCTGGGTGAACGTGGTCTGTAGTTGTCTAGGCAGGTATGGTAAGCGGAGAAGCTTGCTCTCTTCACGGCTCACTATTTAACCCGTCAGCGCGGACGTTTacgaaattcaggcgccaaaacTGCGCggtcacccattggtcagttttgagGTGAATGAagttcacccattggtcagttttggcgcgaaatgcagctcacccattggtcagttaaGGCGccaaatggagctgaaggagctggtcaacccaactttacaagccgacgttttcgCTCTCCTGGCGCTCATTGGTCCGTCACATGCCTGGGTCAGTCATGGGTTGCGCagcgcggacgtcaacgaaattcagcTCCTTTAATTTTCGGACTGACCACTGGACCTACGGGTTAGGCCCTTCTATGGTTTAAAGGCATTTTTACGCCCCAGCACGAAAGCTGAGAGACCTTTTTGGATTATTTTCGCAGGCCACATCctatactcatacatgtattaatttaatGAAGTTGAAATCAAGTGTtcgacccaggagtctctcaccaatgcggtcgctgtgagttcaagttcaactcatgctggcttcctctccggtcgtacgtgggaaggtctgacagccacctgcggatggtcgtaggtttcccccgggctctgtccggtttcctcccaccataatgctggccgccgtcgtaaaagtgaaatattcttgagtacggcgtaaaacaccaatcaaacaatgaaacaaacaaacgaaggaatccttagagtgcatctaatgtgcctccttgttgcaggacggatttccaccgctcttttatctagtgctgcttcactgagacgccttaccgaaggcaagtaaaccgccccgcccgagtcattatattgatacgggtcaaccagtcgttgcactatccccttcatgctgaacgccaatggAGGAAACTAATTTGAAATActaaactgaaatgaaatagtTTATTGATGTATAATACCCGTACATCTTTCATTTTGGCAAACAAGGTGAAGTagattacaaaaatgtaaatatcaacaGCTTGGTTCTCAAGCATAAAGTTCATACCTCTGGTATTGatcaatcaaatgtataatCATAAATGTCATGCTTAATCAAGAGGAGACAACTCAACCTCGCGAAGTCATTGGGCAGAACAGCTGGGTCACAAATCAAACAATGCCAGATCGTGGCTATTTATCTGCCTCAAATCAGCATGGCAACAAAGCACCCCAAATGGAGAATACCACCCCTAGGCTAAGAAGCCTGGTGCACTGGTCATTCCTAAGATTGGTAATACTGTAAGAATCTGACTGACTCTGGTTAGTAATATGTCATACGCTGGTGGACACATTTGGAAATGTTCCAAGAAGATCTGCGTAGCTGCGGATAGTATAATAGCCAGTGGAGCCTTATTCGGGAAGGACTGGATACTACATGTGCATTCTACCTGGGAAGCATCCTGACTTAGATTCTATTTCAAAAGTCTGCCTACAACTCTGTTCCAGCCATCTGTTCGTTGAAACGTATGAAAATCGACATTTCACTGTCAGAGAGAAGCGCATCTGCATTGACATTGGCAGCTTCAAGCAAGTGATACAGAAACGTAAAATCTCGTTAGATCGGAGATCTAACGGAGGTCTGACTGTCTCACTAAAAAGATAACAATTCAGCTGGCAACTTGTTTCTCTGCTTATTGGCGGAGGAAAATACTGCACCAACATGCCAAAAGCTGAATTCACACCTGGGGCCTCAGCAGTCATGCAAATCTTAGTTACCATGCTGTCTCTTTGTTGGCTGTGCTAGTCGGCCAACTATTAAACCACTGTGGCCACTGTTGGGTAGTACTAAAGGGCCTTTTCAGTATTTATCTACTGATGTtcaaaaaaatcccccaaaagtGAAATGGAACAAACGTGAATGGTGACACACCGTCatctttgtatgtatatatgtatctacgCGTTTAAAACAGTTGCACTTGTagcacgaaatcatatctatttatatagtatatataacaaaaatggctatttggttaccatgacaaccacaaaaatgaactgggagtcgcgacacatcgtcatctgggtgtatgtatccaccaaaaattaaactgCCCACCGAAAACAATTGTTAAGGTATAGCCAGGTCACGAATATGGATGGACACTGACAAAATCGCCATAACATAATACGCTTCGCCTATTTTGTCACACTGTTTTGTAAACTCTGTTCAAACGATGCAATCTGTCAAATTCTACAAGACATATGAAACTgtcctatatttatttgacttgtcaAATTTGATAAGTTGATTTGAAATGGTGCACCGGGTGAACACGCTTTCGTACAACTGAGGTGAGGTTTAAGGAGAGAGGAAACTAAGTGCCCttcagttttaaatcttatgGAGTCATCACTAAATCATAATCATGGTCTAACCATTTCACCATTGTTAGCCATAAAACACCGATAAGTCACACAGACAAAAGAAAACTTTGTActaaattttaagattttgttacattttggtTATGTTTAACAACCGCCCACAGTAGTATACTACTGTGACTTGTGAGCAGCGTTTGAGGCTCAGTCTCCCAAATTCACACTGGACAGACAGCTTAAAACATAAATGGCAGTGAGTACTCAACATGTTGCTGCTGTTATAGCCATGTGACTTATCTCCTTCACATCATCTTTTCAGCGCCTTGCCTTGAAAGAAGAGATTATTGATCACACTTGTAGTCACAGATTTATCAGTACACAGAATATCCTTTTGATAAAGCGTTTAAAAGGTTGTGGAAGCATAAATGTACGTTAACAAATAAGAGGGGTATTATCAGGAAATCTCTTATCTGTCAGttacaacacacatgtaaatacctTACCATGCGCACATCATACTGCACAGTATTTTTAACAATCTGGGCTGAAGTCCCAGTAGTACACAATGTCAATACTGATGAATTACAAAAATCCAGTCGTACACTTCCTGAACACCAAAAAACACACCCGATAGTACATATAACTGGTAACAACTGTATGTCTATCATATACTCtgatcaatttatttacttgattgctgtttaacgctataataaaaaaattattcacttgtACAGCTGTGGGCAGTTTTATTGATGGAGGAAAGCGGAGAGCCTATGCTCTTGTTGTTTCGCCACTATCAAGCCTATTTCGCCTCAAAATGACCGTCTCCCAAACAATTCTCAACAGGTCAATGTGCAGGCAGTTATATTTTATGCCAGCACTTCTACATTTAgtgagaaataaatttattcaataaACCGCTCActaaatgttgttgttttgaactcctgcCAGTGTCAATAACTCAGGCGCCTGTTGACCTTTGTAAAGTGGAACTTGATTGGGCAGTggatcatgcatatttataaagGAAAGTTGAGGGTtttgaaaagttatttatttatttgatggtattttaagccgtactcaagaatatttcacttatatgactgcggccagcattatggtgggtagaaactgggcagagcccgggggaaacccacaaccatccgcaggttgatgacagaccttcccacgtatggccggagaggaagccagcatgagctggacttgaactcacagcgaccgcattggtgagagactgctgggtcatcacgctgcgctagggcgctaaccaactgagccacggaggcccccggctTTGAAGAGTTTATTTGGCTCAGTAAATCACGGCAGATGATGTCGGACATCtctagcttgattaaatgaagatacacaaattacatgtatgcatacacacatttaatgaatgaaacacatatacattttcttgtGTACAACGAGTGATGGATCAATTTTCTGCACGCGTCCCCCAAACTGAAGACACTACTTGCGCAAGTTTGGAATTCTGTCGTCTGTTTAAATGCTACAGTCAAATTCAAGCCACATATTAAACTCTTTCACAATATTTTCCCTTTCAATTTATCACACAGTCTTATTCATGTCTTGCCATGTATTTACAAAACAGCTgctacaaagtacatgtaggaaaaatGTGcccagagtgagtgagtgagtgcttggggtttaacgtcgtactcaacaatttttcagtcatatgacgacgaaggaatcattagggtgcatgcacgtgtaatgtgcctccttgttgcaggacggatttccaccgctcttttatttagtgctgcatcactgagacgacttaccgaaggcaagtaaaacgccccgcccgagccattatactgatacgggtcaaccagtcgttgcactatccccttcatgccaaacgccaagcgaggaagttacaacttcctcttttaaagtcttaggtgtgactcgaccaaggattgatcctggatctaccggtcccgaagcagacgctctaccaactgtgctatccgggccggtaaatgTGCCCAGAGAGCAAACCCCTACCATTGTAACAGATCAGTTTCCAGAATGTAATACCTTTAACATAGTATCATTTACAGAGAATAAACTGGTATTTTGGCAAACTGGTATTTTGGCAAACTGATAAGCGACATAGCTTCTTTTCTCACCTCACTGGACAAATGACTGTACTGATACCAGGCCTCAGATAGttgtacatgttacatgaaaATAGCACTCAAGTTGCCATATATCTTTTCCATCAGTTTATCTGTAACAATTATGCTACAGTCTATCTGACCACCACTGGCGCCTCTAAGTCTCATCCCAATGCCCTAGAAGGCCTTCAAAATTATCCATTATTCTGGAGCACAGACCACTGACTCTACTGCCCGAGGTAATCGTCTTGAGCTTCCCCAGTGGCCACCAGGAAGATGAATGGAATTAAATGCACCTCACGATACCTTATGCCGCCTCTAACTGAGAGTCAGATAGGCAGGAGTTCAGATTACACTGCCATTATAAAAGGGCAGTAAGCAGCCTCCAATACACTCTTGGGTTAGGGACTGCATCTACTGACAAGTACATCTGCATAATGTAGCAAGTCCCTTACTTTGGATGCACCAATCAGTTTTAATACTGCCAGTTCtgttacattttaatttatgtGTCTACAGTTATGTATGGTCCACTTCCTAATGTACAGCGGCCTAACGAGCCATAGTTTGAAACTTTCAAGCCTAATTAACAGACATggaaaaatgtacaatgtaaagtAGGAGAGTGACAAacgataaataaatgatgaatttAAAAGCAGACATCAGGGTCACGTAGAACGCCGGCGTATGGTGAATTTCCCCTTCTGTAACTGTGACAGATAAATGCGTAACTTGCTGTTGTCTGTTGTCTTTCTGATATAAATCTGTAAAAGAATTACGAAGTCATATAATACACGGGAAATATACACCACTGCGTCCATCAAGCGTAAAACACAATCGCAGTACTTATTTTGTCCAGGTACTATCAAATCGGTTTTGACAATAACAGGCATAATCCCAGACATGCTTATCACCAGCTCAACTCACTGGTACAAAAGGTCCTAATGTACTAAACCCGTTTGCCTTCCCAGCTCCTTAGCTTAGCTCCGGGATTGGTTACGTCAGTCCTAAACCTGGTGTTATAACGAAGGAAAACTAATTTACGTtcctttctaaaaaaaataacaaactatTTATGACAAAAATCTCATTATTTGGATATTTTACACCCTGTAAATATTGTAGCATTTAAATGCTGGTAAGAAAATCTGAGCAAGTCAAACTACCTTTATCAGTTATACACTATTACAATTACAAACTATTGGGAAAACGACGTCTTGTTTCAAATGATAAATTTACCTGTATGCTTTAAATGTAACCCTGACAATGATCAACCCAGtaatttttagttttaataTTCAAATTATAGGGATACGTACATTTATTTCTGACGCGAGAACCACACATGTAGTACATACTTGTATGAGAAACAAACCATGTGACCTACCTCTTGTGTTCCCACAGCACATATAACTCCACTCACACGACCAGTGTCCTTGGACTCAGCATATACAGCCTGGCCTCGGTGAAACCTGCACAAAATCAGCATGCATATCATGTTCTGCACACTTATTTACTATTTACAGTAGTCataaatcaaaaatgtacatatttcagaatgttttCATCCAATTTGAATACAGCACTTATAGACCTTCAGTTCCAAGGCAAGTTGTCTTTTGCCATAAGCTAGAACACATTCTTGAAGATCCCATGGGAGTGGCCAAGTGATTTACAGAGCAACACATAGCAGTTCACAGACCTGAGTTCAATCCCAGGTTTGCGTATGCCAAAGATATTTAAATCGGTAATTTTGGTAATTCCCTCCTTGGCTGCTGTCACACATGTCAAATCTTcgtgagtacggcataaaatgcTTATCAAGTGAATGTATTAATTCTCTCCTTGACATTTGGAACAATGAATAATAGGCAAATAATACCACATACCATCTTTTGTCATAGTATAACCTCCCATCATCAATTCTGGCTTCCGTTGGTAACTCCAGATGCATTGTGGGTGTCTGATTTGGTTTCCGGTGAATCGGCTTCCCACTAACTTTGTTGATGATTTTCAAGTCTTCCATAATTTCCATTTCATCCAGGAAAAAGTTGATCTGAGGTACGCCGTGTTAAGGATTTAATCAGTGATcataacaaaagaaattgaGTATTACAGACACAATCCCATCAGGTTTAACAGTTCAGCTTAAGTTTTGTTTTAGGTGATATACTTGGGATGCTAGTTTAAATGGGGGACAAGACAAATGCCCGGCAGTTAGACTCTAGCATCATTATATGGATTTCAGAAGTTTCTTTCCCAGATCACCATAACAATGTAAAAGGTAAAATTAAAGACAACATGACTTTATTACGATATGTTTCAACGTTgtataaatgcacattttgCTACAAATGATATTTGACATAACAATGGCTTGAGGCCATATTTCACATTAGTGGCATCCCACAGGATCAAAACAATATCCTGCTTCCCCGCTTTAAATACTTCATCATCTTGTAAGCCTGTAAGCAAAATCTGGAATTTATGAGTGAAACCACATTCCTACCAGCACTGGACCGCAGTCTAGCTGTTAAAACACATGACTTTCAATCGCCAGAACTcatgaggtgtgggttcaaacccgaccttGAAAATGGAATTTTTTTAGATTCCTccactctcactgtttgtggcaAATGAGCGATGACACTTCCATCACAATGTTCACTGAAGAACACTTGTCATGCATATTTGCATGTCACATATGCGAcattttgtcagtaacttgccaaaggtccatggtttaccctggtttccttcacccataataCTATAagcaaaaatttttaaatatgacattaagcaacaaatacataaataaataaataaataaataaatagtgttcCCATTCTTGAAAGTGGCAACTTTCAGTACACTGTGGTGGAAATCAGAAATCTGATTGAAACAACCCCGTTTAAATAGGAATCTAGTTCAGCTAGTCAATTTGAGCTTGCATATCAAATGTAGAATCTTTTTCTGGTTAGCCCTTTGGCTCAGGTTTGATCATGTTGTTAATAATGACTGGTGAATACACACTGTGATGACACACTCCATAATATGAAAATGGGAAGAAAGCTTATTCTCACCACGTGTAAAATATCTTCACCTCTCAAGAACTATATGTTTTCTGGTCACTATGTCTACAAGGAAGTGCTAAAATCTATTAGCAAGCAGAGGTTTAACAATTATGAAACCAGAAACACTGAAAAACTTCAGTGTACTGCCTAATTAACCCTGTGCCAGCAAACAAAAAGGTCACAGGGTCGAATTTCAACACCAGAGACTGACTTGGGGTCTCTCTGACAAGTCTGATTTCCCATATGTACAGCACACATTACATAATATATGGAGGCTATGGTAGAATAATCACAAACATGTTGATGACAAAGGATATTAGGTGAAGCTTTTCTGCGCTTCTCCGGTAATGGAACTGGGTCATTTGGTCGCCGCCGTAGTTTGCGAGTCATCACAGGCTTCACTTCCATTGGATCTGAAATTTGTGTAGATGGAAATTTCTTTTTAAGTCAAGTTAACAACACTAAGTTAGCAACACAACCGTTAACCAAAATGACAACTTTTATGGTACAGACTGAGGTATTTACAAGTAAAATGCCCAATTATAtcaacgtatatatatatatatatatatatatatatatatgtatgtacagataTCTTTTCGATTATTTGTAGAGGAGTATGAAGACAAactttaataattaaaaaaaaaagtgaggtgtatacaacaacaacataatctTACTGACCAGAAGGATGAAACACCTCAGACTAATCAGCCAGATTGCTGCTGCATAAACATACTCACACTGTTCTGttatttcatttacaaatgAACACAAGTCAAAGTGAAATGGACCCTGTATGTTTTAACAGAATCCCTCAGTGGAAATATAGGCTACATTTGTTCTCTCCGCTATCCACTCTGCTCAACAGCAATGTATTTCGTTTGAAGTGTTTACAAGCTGGAAGACAGATGTGTTTGTCCAATGGTGATGGCTTTTAAGAAGTGGTTGTCAGTGTTTGACCAATGATATTTGCCTGTACAAAAGTCAGCAGGATTGAACCTCTTTGCCTTGCAATGTCTGTATTAGAATTTCAACATGGTGGGTATACTGAAGGAACATAACACAGACGTTCCTCTGCTCTGCATGGCATACATTGTTCTATTTATTGGCTATGCAACAGAATTGTATAAAATGTACCAGGTGTGCAGAATTCTGTGTGACTGCCACCGGTTACAATCCTTTAACCTAGCCACCTGGATTTGTTTGTGCTGCAAGTGCAGAAATCTTGGTAATGTGCACTGAACACAACTAACTAccttattctgtgtagactgatacaaTTAGACCTTATGAAGCCTTGAAATTAGCCAACCAACCCAATCTAGTTTGTCGCCAAAATCATATCAGACAAGGTGCACAACTTACACTGAAAGTTGGGTATTTTAAGGCCGGGCTTGTCAGTGGACTCACCTCCAGTCAGCTCCATCAGTACATGCTCAGCCTCAATACTCCGCTTCTTCTCCTCCAGCTCCATTATCAGACTCTCCTTCAGATCTATCTTCTTATCCTGGAACACA
Proteins encoded in this region:
- the LOC135476297 gene encoding sin3 histone deacetylase corepressor complex component SDS3-like isoform X3, giving the protein MPKTTEYTEIKEQMYQDKLAQFKKQLAQLKEGTLPEYIKRHKKIDQQYKERLRMNEIWRNYELECVERDYIKEKQYTAVEFEDKKIDLKESLIMELEEKKRSIEAEHVLMELTGDPMEVKPVMTRKLRRRPNDPVPLPEKRRKASPTQINFFLDEMEIMEDLKIINKVSGKPIHRKPNQTPTMHLELPTEARIDDGRLYYDKRWFHRGQAVYAESKDTGRVSGVICAVGTQEIYIRKTTDNSKLRIYLSQLQKGKFTIRRRST
- the LOC135476297 gene encoding sin3 histone deacetylase corepressor complex component SDS3-like isoform X2; its protein translation is MSLRYSSSLKYSAYDFDDNGSGNSLDDGNASDEDTEEASEGEMPKTTEYTEIKEQMYQDKLAQFKKQLAQLKEGTLPEYIKRHKKIDQQYKERLRMNEIWRNYEDKKIDLKESLIMELEEKKRSIEAEHVLMELTGDPMEVKPVMTRKLRRRPNDPVPLPEKRRKASPTQINFFLDEMEIMEDLKIINKVSGKPIHRKPNQTPTMHLELPTEARIDDGRLYYDKRWFHRGQAVYAESKDTGRVSGVICAVGTQEIYIRKTTDNSKLRIYLSQLQKGKFTIRRRST
- the LOC135476297 gene encoding sin3 histone deacetylase corepressor complex component SDS3-like isoform X1 produces the protein MSLRYSSSLKYSAYDFDDNGSGNSLDDGNASDEDTEEASEGEMPKTTEYTEIKEQMYQDKLAQFKKQLAQLKEGTLPEYIKRHKKIDQQYKERLRMNEIWRNYELECVERDYIKEKQYTAVEFEDKKIDLKESLIMELEEKKRSIEAEHVLMELTGDPMEVKPVMTRKLRRRPNDPVPLPEKRRKASPTQINFFLDEMEIMEDLKIINKVSGKPIHRKPNQTPTMHLELPTEARIDDGRLYYDKRWFHRGQAVYAESKDTGRVSGVICAVGTQEIYIRKTTDNSKLRIYLSQLQKGKFTIRRRST